From a region of the Aeoliella mucimassa genome:
- a CDS encoding 3-keto-disaccharide hydrolase — MRYLLSLLMLAVATTALAETPETMPEGFTSLFEGKDLEGWVGGTTIDPEKITEKQQAEWDSQVPEHWSIDGDQIVSDGHGPHLVTDKKYGDFEMYIDWNLAPKGDSGIYLRDCPQIQIWDPENEAAHVHGSDKGSGALWNNQKAEKWPLMKADKPCGEWNRMYVRMVGPYVKVVLNDQLVVDDVLLENYYDRSKPVPAEGRIQLQTHGSETRFRNIWVRELDKDESAKLLEEIESKQ, encoded by the coding sequence ATGCGTTATTTGCTAAGCCTGTTGATGCTTGCCGTTGCTACCACCGCTTTGGCCGAGACTCCCGAAACCATGCCCGAGGGCTTTACCTCGTTGTTCGAAGGCAAGGACCTCGAAGGCTGGGTTGGCGGCACCACGATCGATCCGGAAAAGATCACCGAGAAGCAGCAAGCGGAGTGGGATAGCCAGGTGCCGGAGCACTGGAGCATCGATGGCGACCAGATCGTCTCCGATGGCCACGGGCCGCATTTGGTGACCGACAAGAAGTACGGCGATTTCGAGATGTACATCGATTGGAATCTGGCCCCCAAGGGCGACAGCGGCATCTACCTGCGCGACTGCCCACAGATTCAGATCTGGGATCCTGAGAACGAAGCCGCCCACGTGCATGGCTCCGACAAAGGTTCCGGAGCCTTGTGGAACAACCAAAAGGCCGAGAAGTGGCCGCTGATGAAAGCCGACAAGCCGTGCGGCGAGTGGAATCGCATGTACGTCCGCATGGTCGGCCCGTACGTAAAGGTGGTGCTGAACGACCAGTTGGTGGTCGACGACGTGCTGCTCGAAAACTACTACGATCGCAGCAAGCCCGTGCCAGCCGAAGGACGCATCCAACTGCAAACCCATGGCAGCGAAACCCGTTTCCGCAACATCTGGGTCCGCGAACTCGATAAAGACGAAAGCGCCAAGCTGCTCGAGGAAATCGAGAGCAAGCAGTAG
- a CDS encoding enoyl-ACP reductase FabI, whose translation MPTDFLQLAGKTVLVTGVANRKSVAWHIAEQLSQADCRVLFSVRSDARREQIAPLVEKKLGGSPDDILVCDVEHEDQIVRLAEQVAERCDQLDGLVHSIAFADYEDGMKPFHETSKRAMLRTFDISCYSLVSLSNALKHQLAKDASVVTITISTTRMASENYGFMAPIKAALDSSLAFLAKSFSNFSEIRFNGVAAGLLKTSASAGIPGYVDSYLFAEQATLRHRAVSTAEVASTAVFLLSPRSAGINTQRIVVDAGMETNYFDADIVRRHLEGS comes from the coding sequence ATGCCGACCGATTTCCTACAACTTGCTGGTAAAACTGTCCTGGTCACTGGGGTGGCCAATCGCAAAAGCGTTGCCTGGCACATCGCCGAGCAACTCTCGCAGGCCGATTGTCGCGTGTTGTTTTCCGTACGCAGCGACGCCCGGCGGGAGCAAATTGCTCCCCTCGTAGAAAAAAAATTAGGGGGCTCTCCCGACGACATCCTGGTGTGCGACGTCGAGCACGAGGACCAAATCGTTCGGCTTGCCGAACAGGTAGCCGAGCGGTGCGATCAACTCGACGGTTTGGTGCACTCGATCGCGTTCGCCGATTATGAAGATGGCATGAAGCCGTTCCACGAGACCTCGAAGCGGGCGATGCTGCGAACGTTCGACATCTCGTGCTACTCGCTGGTGTCGCTCTCCAACGCACTGAAGCATCAACTCGCGAAAGACGCTTCGGTAGTAACGATCACAATTTCCACCACCCGCATGGCAAGCGAAAACTACGGATTTATGGCTCCAATTAAGGCAGCGCTCGATTCGTCGCTGGCCTTTTTAGCAAAAAGTTTTAGCAATTTTAGTGAAATTCGCTTTAACGGGGTCGCCGCCGGTTTACTGAAGACTTCCGCCTCGGCCGGCATCCCTGGCTACGTCGACAGCTACTTATTTGCCGAGCAGGCGACGCTCCGGCACCGGGCAGTGTCCACCGCCGAAGTCGCTTCTACGGCGGTTTTTCTGCTAAGTCCTCGCTCCGCAGGCATCAATACGCAGCGAATTGTGGTGGATGCAGGAATGGAAACCAACTATTTCGATGCCGATATCGTCCGGCGGCACCTTGAGGGGTCGTAG
- a CDS encoding serine/threonine protein kinase: MPEAITNKLLHDLRRSELIEDDQLEAFLKQLASRHGGSVPDAPEVIAGELVANGLLTEWQSKKLLAGKYKGFRLGKYKLLGEVGKGGMSAVYLAEHILMRRRVAIKVLPKARVKDSSYLERFRLEARAVAKLDDPHIVRAFDIDNEGDTHYIVMEYVDGQDLHRLVSQNGPLDPDTAADYIAQAATGLAHAHEKELVHRDIKPANLLVDRAQTVKLLDLGLAKLAEEEQTSLTLANDENVLGTADYLAPEQALNSHSADHRSDIYSLGCTLYFLLTGRPPFPEGTISERLLKHQVEEPENLLKLRPDLPMSLVEICQKMMQKRPELRFETATEVAEKLTQWLASRGRTVRGGSIEPSDEGSGVGSGILTRFAVRPPNSAIGTPPSSETISNVSADRDTKRLNDSSGSGVFIDDDIALAPIEDDDEPRKNKDKARSSDVLGDGPTKSKSGPSSSGPPTMSLLEEEFSKEEKEVKPRFSGEYEYNPLHPPGFSNPYQKTPWGLIFGIGGAILIVLTIVLVIINNS; the protein is encoded by the coding sequence ATGCCAGAGGCCATCACCAACAAGCTGCTGCACGATCTACGACGTAGCGAACTGATTGAGGACGACCAACTCGAGGCGTTTCTCAAGCAGCTTGCTTCGCGACACGGAGGGTCTGTACCTGATGCTCCCGAAGTGATCGCTGGCGAGCTGGTCGCCAACGGCCTGTTAACTGAATGGCAGTCCAAGAAATTGCTGGCCGGCAAGTACAAAGGCTTTCGCCTGGGCAAGTACAAACTGCTCGGCGAAGTCGGCAAAGGCGGCATGTCGGCCGTGTATCTGGCCGAACATATCCTCATGCGTCGCCGGGTAGCGATTAAGGTGCTGCCTAAGGCCCGAGTGAAGGACTCTTCGTACCTCGAGCGTTTCCGGCTCGAAGCACGGGCGGTGGCCAAACTCGACGATCCCCACATTGTTCGCGCGTTCGATATCGATAACGAAGGCGACACCCATTACATCGTGATGGAGTATGTCGACGGGCAGGACCTGCACCGCTTGGTCTCGCAGAATGGCCCGCTCGATCCCGACACCGCTGCCGATTACATCGCCCAGGCAGCCACCGGTCTGGCCCACGCTCACGAAAAAGAGCTGGTGCATCGCGACATCAAGCCGGCCAACCTGTTGGTCGACCGGGCTCAAACCGTGAAGCTGCTCGATCTTGGCCTGGCCAAACTGGCCGAGGAAGAACAAACCTCCCTCACTCTGGCCAACGACGAAAACGTGCTCGGCACGGCCGACTACCTGGCCCCCGAGCAGGCGCTTAACAGCCACTCGGCCGATCATCGCAGCGACATCTACAGCCTGGGTTGCACGCTTTACTTCCTGCTGACGGGTCGTCCCCCCTTCCCCGAAGGCACCATCTCCGAACGCCTGCTGAAGCATCAGGTGGAAGAACCGGAGAACCTACTGAAGCTGCGTCCCGACCTGCCGATGTCGCTCGTCGAGATCTGTCAGAAGATGATGCAGAAGCGGCCCGAGCTTCGCTTCGAAACCGCAACCGAAGTGGCCGAGAAACTCACCCAATGGCTCGCCAGTCGCGGACGCACCGTGCGGGGCGGCAGCATCGAGCCCAGCGACGAAGGCAGCGGCGTCGGCAGCGGCATCCTCACCCGCTTTGCGGTCCGACCACCGAACAGCGCGATCGGCACTCCGCCGAGCAGCGAGACTATTTCGAACGTATCGGCCGATCGCGACACGAAGCGATTGAACGACTCGTCGGGCTCCGGCGTGTTCATCGACGACGACATCGCCCTGGCTCCGATTGAAGACGACGACGAGCCACGCAAGAACAAAGACAAAGCCCGCTCGTCCGACGTACTCGGTGATGGCCCCACGAAGTCAAAGAGCGGCCCCTCGAGCAGCGGTCCTCCTACGATGTCGTTGCTTGAGGAAGAGTTCTCGAAGGAAGAGAAAGAAGTGAAGCCTCGCTTCTCAGGCGAGTACGAATACAACCCACTGCACCCGCCAGGATTCTCGAATCCCTACCAGAAGACCCCTTGGGGTCTGATCTTCGGCATCGGCGGAGCCATTCTCATTGTGCTGACAATCGTGTTGGTGATTATCAACAACAGTTAA
- a CDS encoding 3-oxoacyl-ACP synthase III, which yields MQYSRVCIESLGYTLPAEVVTTASIEQQLAPVYQRLKLPEGRLELMTGIAERRFYAPQTRPSTISIQSARRALEASGLAASDIGALVHGSVCRDFLEPATACRVHHELGLPDDCVIYDLSNACLGLLNGIVQVANMIELGQIEAGLVVGTESGRNLVEGTIAQLNADMSLTRNQIKLAVASLTIGSASAAFVLTSAERSQTGNRLLGGAVHCRTQHHGLCQSDGHVELMQTDSEALMNEGIATGKATFERFKQHTGWTPDDIDRTFCHQVGVAHRKLLFAALELDPAIDYATLEVLGNTGSAALPITMARGLEERPAADGEKLALLGIGSGINCVMLGCQWYKTQVAGGIEQITAQ from the coding sequence ATGCAGTATTCTCGCGTTTGCATCGAATCGCTTGGTTACACGCTTCCGGCAGAAGTCGTAACTACCGCATCCATTGAACAGCAATTGGCCCCGGTCTACCAGCGCCTGAAGCTCCCCGAAGGCCGGCTGGAGCTGATGACCGGTATCGCCGAGCGTCGCTTCTACGCCCCGCAAACGCGTCCCAGCACCATTAGTATCCAATCGGCTCGTCGGGCGCTCGAGGCCAGCGGTCTGGCTGCCAGCGACATTGGGGCACTGGTGCATGGTTCGGTCTGCCGCGATTTTCTCGAGCCGGCCACGGCTTGCCGGGTGCATCACGAGCTGGGTCTGCCCGACGATTGCGTGATTTACGACCTGTCGAATGCGTGCCTGGGACTCCTGAATGGCATCGTGCAGGTGGCCAATATGATCGAGCTCGGCCAGATCGAAGCGGGGCTCGTGGTTGGCACCGAGAGTGGTCGCAACCTGGTCGAGGGCACCATCGCCCAGCTGAACGCCGATATGTCGCTCACGCGGAACCAGATCAAGTTGGCTGTGGCCTCGCTCACCATCGGCTCAGCCAGCGCGGCGTTCGTGCTAACCAGTGCCGAGCGGAGCCAAACCGGCAATCGCTTGCTGGGGGGAGCGGTTCACTGCCGCACCCAGCATCATGGCCTGTGTCAGAGCGATGGGCATGTCGAACTCATGCAGACCGACAGCGAGGCCCTGATGAACGAAGGCATTGCGACCGGCAAAGCAACCTTCGAACGATTCAAGCAACATACCGGGTGGACTCCCGACGACATCGATCGCACGTTCTGTCATCAGGTCGGCGTCGCGCATCGCAAGCTCTTGTTTGCCGCGCTCGAACTCGATCCCGCGATCGACTACGCAACGCTCGAAGTGCTCGGCAACACCGGTTCGGCCGCGCTGCCGATTACCATGGCCCGCGGCCTGGAAGAGCGTCCCGCAGCCGATGGCGAAAAGCTGGCCCTACTCGGCATCGGATCGGGCATCAATTGCGTGATGCTCGGTTGCCAGTGGTACAAAACCCAAGTCGCCGGCGGCATCGAGCAAATCACCGCCCAGTAG
- a CDS encoding CPBP family intramembrane glutamic endopeptidase, producing MADKQPKTPSEISAQGELMAIGIACVLPTFVTLAYFVAAAEMESGVQQAVFAVAKVVQFSLPAAWVGLVCRERLGWPAWNPRGLALGIAFGLVIAAATFGLYFWLSPTELMQQALVPIREKITGMNLNSPVKFIGLGVFYSLFHSLLEEYYWRWFVFGRLRRFVPVGVAIAISSIAFAAHHVVVLWVYFSHAPAVALLLAAGVAVGGAFWAWLYHRTQSIYSIWASHLLVDAAIFGVGYFISELLA from the coding sequence ATGGCGGACAAACAACCAAAGACCCCCAGCGAGATCTCGGCCCAGGGCGAACTCATGGCGATCGGCATCGCCTGTGTGCTGCCGACCTTTGTGACACTCGCCTACTTCGTGGCCGCTGCCGAGATGGAGTCGGGCGTGCAGCAGGCTGTGTTTGCGGTGGCCAAAGTGGTGCAGTTTTCCCTGCCAGCCGCCTGGGTGGGACTCGTTTGCCGCGAGCGGCTCGGCTGGCCCGCCTGGAATCCCCGCGGCCTGGCACTCGGTATCGCGTTCGGGCTGGTGATCGCGGCGGCGACCTTCGGGCTGTACTTCTGGCTCAGCCCAACCGAGCTGATGCAGCAAGCATTGGTGCCTATTCGTGAGAAGATCACCGGCATGAACCTGAACTCGCCAGTCAAGTTCATCGGGCTTGGCGTGTTCTATTCGCTCTTTCACTCGCTATTAGAAGAGTACTACTGGCGGTGGTTCGTGTTTGGCCGGCTGCGCCGATTTGTGCCTGTTGGGGTTGCGATTGCCATCTCTTCGATAGCATTCGCAGCACATCACGTGGTGGTGCTCTGGGTCTATTTCTCCCACGCCCCCGCGGTCGCTCTATTGCTAGCAGCCGGGGTCGCGGTGGGGGGTGCATTTTGGGCTTGGCTTTATCATCGCACTCAATCTATATATTCCATATGGGCAAGTCATCTTCTGGTCGACGCGGCCATATTTGGGGTTGGATACTTCATATCCGAACTATTAGCGTAA